A genomic region of Arachis stenosperma cultivar V10309 chromosome 9, arast.V10309.gnm1.PFL2, whole genome shotgun sequence contains the following coding sequences:
- the LOC130947598 gene encoding probable L-type lectin-domain containing receptor kinase S.5 has protein sequence MYFSLLLKHQFLPTIVIIIISIITLTKVGCFEFNFPTFQPQDESHLLLSKNSKIYLDAIQVTPDIRGEIRHFSGRTFHNKPFRLWSKNKKQIASFNTTFVLNINPQTSPGGEGLAFILTANTALPDDSSGEWLGIVNATTNGTSQAGILAVEFDTRKSFAEDGPDNHVGININSVYSIKQEPLLIKGINISSGINVTIRIQYDNDVISVFGSMSTRTWPMETLLVSPPLNLSSYLQEEVYVGFSASTSNYTELNCVRAWEFNGVDIIHDDKNLLWIWITVATVIVIMIGGVVFLLIWRRNHGVGASGDAYPRIEDQIQHSSMAPKKFRLKEIRKATGGFSLQNKLGEGGFGTVYKGLLENKEIAVKSHSKDSRQGKQEFIAEVTTIGSLHHKNLVKLIGWCYEKGELLIIYEYMPNGSLDKYLFHKKNNFGNEFGEGFNNSTLNWETRQRVIYGVAQALDYLHNGCEKRVLHRDIKASNIMLDSEFNAKLGDFGLARTIQKRNETHHSTKEIAGTPGYMSPETFLTGRATVETDVYAFGVLVLEVMCGRRPGTVNGQDDYKNSIVYWVWELHGEGRIVSAVDKKISKEMKDEEASRVLVLGLACCHPNPHHRPSMRTVLQVLNGEAQPPVVPQERPAFVWPAVPPSFNKGEDTYSVLNGQVTPIFTDITGR, from the coding sequence ATGTACTTTTCTTTGTTACTTAAACATCAATTCTTACCAACCATCGTCATCATCATAATAAGTATTATCACCCTCACCAAAGTTGGTTGCTTCGAGTTCAATTTCCCTACATtccaaccacaagatgaatctCATTTACTGCTAagcaaaaactcaaaaatctACCTAGATGCCATCCAAGTAACCCCTGATATCCGTGGCGAAATACGCCATTTTTCAGGACGGACATTCCACAATAAACCATTCAGATTATGGAGCAAGAACAAGAAACAAATTGCAAGTTTCAACACAACTTTTGTTCTTAACATCAATCCTCAAACTTCCCCTGGTGGAGAGGGCTTGGCCTTCATCTTAACCGCAAACACCGCTCTCCCGGACGACAGTTCGGGAGAGTGGCTGGGAATTGTGAACGCCACAACTAATGGAACTTCTCAAGCTGGGATTCTTGCTGTGGAATTTGACACAAGAAAAAGTTTTGCAGAAGATGGCCCTGATAACCACGTTGGTATTAACATAAACAGTGTCTACTCCATCAAACAGGAACCATTGTTAATCAAAGGGATTAATATTTCATCAGGTATTAATGTCACTATAAGAATTCAGTATGATAATGATGTTATATCCGTGTTTGGTTCCATGAGTACAAGAACTTGGCCAATGGAGACGCTTTTGGTATCTCCACCACTTAATCTTTCTTCCTATCTTCAGGAAGAGGTTTATGTCGGATTCTCTGCTTCAACGAGTAATTACACTGAGTTGAATTGTGTTAGAGCATGGGAGTTCAACGGTGTAGATATCATTCATGATGATAAGAACCTGTTGTGGATTTGGATAACTGTTGCAACCGTTATTGTTATTATGATTGGTGGTGTTGTGTTTCTCCTAATTTGGCGTAGGAATCATGGTGTGGGAGCTTCAGGAGATGCATACCCGAGGATAGAGGATCAGATTCAACATTCATCCATGGCTCCAAAGAAGTTCCGGTTAAAGGAAATTAGAAAAGCAACGGGGGGATTCAGCCTTCAAAACAAGCTTGGTGAAGGTGGTTTTGGAACAGTTTATAAAGGGCTACTCGAAAACAAGGAGATAGCTGTAAAGAGTCACTCGAAGGATTCGCGCCAAGGGAAGCAAGAATTCATAGCCGAAGTCACAACAATCGGAAGCCTCCACCACAAGAATTTGGTTAAACTGATTGGTTGGTGCTATGAAAAAGGAGAGCTCCTTATTATTTATGAGTATATGCCTAATGGAAGCCTAGACAAGTACCTGTTCCATAAGAAAAACAATTTTGGCAATGAATTTGGGGAAGGATTTAACAATTCAACACTAAATTGGGAAACTAGGCAGAGAGTGATATATGGTGTGGCTCAAGCATTGGACTATCTCCACAATGGTTGTGAGAAAAGGGTGCTTCATAGGGACATCAAGGCCAGCAACATAATGTTAGATTCGGAATTCAATGCCAAGTTAGGGGATTTCGGATTGGCGCGAACCATTCAGAAGAGAAATGAAACTCACCATTCCACAAAGGAGATTGCAGGGACGCCAGGGTACATGTCCCCGGAAACATTCCTCACCGGAAGGGCGACGGTGGAAACCGATGTGTACGCGTTCGGCGTTCTTGTGTTGGAAGTAATGTGCGGAAGAAGGCCAGGGACTGTGAACGGACAGGATGATTACAAGAATAGCATTGTGTATTGGGTTTGGGAGCTTCACGGAGAGGGGAGAATAGTGAGTGCTGTGGACAAAAAGATAAGTAAAGAGATGAAGGATGAAGAAGCTTCTAGAGTTCTTGTTTTGGGGTTGGCTTGTTGCCATCCAAACCCGCACCATAGGCCTTCAATGAGAACTGTTCTGCAAGTTCTGAACGGGGAAGCACAGCCGCCAGTGGTGCCTCAAGAGAGGCCTGCTTTTGTGTGGCCTGCTGTGCCTCCATCTTTCAATAAAGGTGAAGATACTTATTCAGTCCTCAATGGACAAGTCACTCCCATATTCACTGATATCACTGGTAGGTGA